One genomic window of Magnolia sinica isolate HGM2019 chromosome 3, MsV1, whole genome shotgun sequence includes the following:
- the LOC131238855 gene encoding uncharacterized protein LOC131238855 yields MPMLKKHASFGTLSRAKNPPNKEQQMRIELSSTATSRKGKDDQSQDNHRPNKQPNSKFKTYTPLNKTPEQVPMEIQDKRLLHWLNKLKSDPKNRSKNKYYLFHRNHGHNTSDCFDLKQEIEALIRNNHLGEYVNLGEYINHRGDRVAVKDEQPVNNEPTGEIHTIIEGHGGGGDLNNAKKVHVRNLGRLENEVLLVRRPLKEQKVKTHSLTFTKEDPQGIHHPHDDALMVTLTLPNREVFRILVDTRSSADVLFIQAFDKMRVG; encoded by the coding sequence ATGCCAATGCTGAAGAAGCACGCATCCTTCGGAACGTTGTCTAGAGCAAAAAACCCCCCAAACAAAGAACAACAAATGAGGATAGAGCTGAGTTCGACAGCCACGAGCAGAAAAGGGAAGGATGATCAATCTCAGGACAATCATCGCCCGAACAAGCAGCCCAACAGTAAGTTTAAAACTTACACTCCTCTCAATAAAACACCAGAGCAAGTTCCGATGGAGATCCAAGACAAGCGTCTCCTCCACTGGCTGAACAAGTTGAAGTCCGATCCCAAAAATAGAAGCAAAAACAAATATTACCTCTTTCATCGAAACCACGGACATAACACAAGTGACTGTTTTGACCTCAAACAAGAGATCGAGGCACTCATCCGCAACAACCATCTTGGGGAGTACGTCAATCTTGGGGAGTACATCAATCATAGAGGAGATCGAGTCGCGGTGAAAGATGAACAACCAGTCAACAATGAACCGACTGGGGAGATTCACACGATCATTGAGGGCCACGGAGGTGGAGGAGACTTAAATAATGCTAAGAAGGTACATGTGAGGAACCTTGGTCGCCTCGAAAATGAAGTTCTACTCGTCAGAAGACCTTTGAAAGAGCAAAAGGTGAAGACTCATAGCTTGACCTTCACTAAAGAAGATCCTCAAGGAATCCACCATCCACACGACGATGCGCTTATGGTCACCTTGACCCTACCCAATCGTGAAGTATTTCGAATCCTCGTGGACACTAGATCATCGGCTGATGTCCTCTTCATTCAGGCTTTCGACAAAATGAGAGTTGGTTGA
- the LOC131241512 gene encoding pentatricopeptide repeat-containing protein At1g52640, mitochondrial-like, whose translation MKFEFDVGPKTYSILMKGWGDCKNAEEAVKVFDEMLEQGCGIDVVAYNMLLSALCRGDKVDEASLRFGQIGSHGLKLNACSYAAFIHASCEVNDVHSALRFLDRVRRYELVLNVFTYNCIIKLLCKN comes from the coding sequence atgaaatttgaatttgatgtGGGTCCGAAGACTTACAGCATATTGATGAAAGGATGGGGTGATTGCAAGAATGCGGAGGAAGCAGTCaaggtgttcgatgaaatgctggAACAGGGATGTGGCATTGATGTGGTTGcttataacatgttgctgtcaGCATTATGCCGAGGGGATAAGGTTGACGAGGCGAGTCTGCGGTTCGGTCAGATTGGTTCTCACGGGCTTAAACTGAATGCTTGTTCCTATGCTGCTTTTATCCATGCTTCTTGTGAGGTGAATGACGTTCATTCCGCTTTGAGGTTCTTAGATAGGGTGAGAAGGTATGAGTTGGTGCTGAATGTGTTTACTTACAATTGCATCATTAAGCTGTTGTGTAAGAACTAA